A stretch of DNA from Sandaracinaceae bacterium:
TCGACGCGCTCCGACGCCACCCCCTCCCCGCGCGCTTCGCGGCGGAGCGCGACCTCCTCTCGGACGGCCTGACGGGGGTCTCCGCGCTCGACGCGCGAGCACGTGTCTCCGGCGCACGGGTCGCGGGGGCTCTCTTCGAGAGCGCCGAGCGGGTCGGGCTGACGCCCGCGGTGTGGAGCGTCGCCCCGAACGCGCAGCCGACCTTGCGATGGTGCGTCGGCATCAGCGGCGACGCGCCTCGGCTCCTCTTCGGCGAAGGCGAGCGCATCCAGGGGCTGGCCGCGTGCCTGGCCGAGGCGGGGCACGCGGGGCTCGGGCACGACGAGGTGTTCCGCGCCGTCTACGGCTTCGACTACGACGCGGCACTGCACGAGGGGCTCTTCCGCGTCCTCCTCCACCGCACCCGCGCCGCGCTCGCGGGGGCAGGAGATGTCGTGCGCGAGGAGGCCACCCTGGTGCTCCGGCCCGAGCGCGCGATGGTCCTGCCCGAGCCCCGGAGCGCGCCGCCCTTCGGTGACCGGCTCCTGCGCGCCATCGCCGCCAAGCCGGGGGTCTCCGCGAAAGAGCTCGCCGAGCAGGTCGGCGACCGCGTGCGCACGGTGCAACGCGCACTGCGCCTGCTCCTGGACTCGGGGACCTGCCGGAGCGAGAAGCGCGGCCGGCAGACGGTCTACACGGTGGAGGACACGACCTTCAGCGAGCCGACGCACTTCAGGGAGCGCGGCGGTGCCTGAGCTGAGCTGGGCCGGGGGCTCGCTCCACGTCGTGCGCGAGCTGGCGCGCGGCGGGATGGGCAGCGTGCAGCTGGCCCTGCGAGAGCAAGCTGGCTTCCGGCGCGCGTTCGCGGTCAAGCGCCTGCATCCGTCTCTCCGCGCCGACACGGAGGCGCTGCGGAGGTTCGTCGACGAGGCCACCCTCGCGGCGGAGCTCCGCCACCCCAACGTGGTCAGCGTGCTCGACGTGGGCACGGACGCGGAGGGGCCCTTCATCGTGATGGAGCTCGTGGTCGGCCTCTCGCTCCGGGAGCTGGCCGCGGTCGCGATCCCGCCGCAGATCGCGCTGCGGATCCTGACCGGCGTGGCCGAGGCCCTCCGCGCCGCGCACGCGCACGACATGGCGCACCGCGACGTCAGCCCGGGCAACGTGCTCGTGGGCTTCGACGGCTCGGTCCGCCTCATCGACTTCGGGCTCGCGCGGGTGGTCCAGGACGAGCGCACGCGGGAGCTGCTGCGCGGGACGGTCGGCTACATGTCGCCGGAGCAGCTGCGCTTCGAGTCGGCCGACACCCGGACCGACCTCTTCTCGCTCGGCGTGCTCGGCTACGAGTGTCTGAGCGGCGCGCGCCTCTACGGCGACGAGGACGCGCGGGTGGCGGCGCGCCGGATCCTGAGCGAGCCCCCGCCCGATCTGCGCGCGGTCCGCCCCGAGCTGAGCGACGATCTCGCGCGGCTCGTGTCGGGCCTGCTCGAAAAGCGGCCCGAGGACCGGCCGATGGACGCCGACGCCGCGTGCGAGGCGCTCCGGCGCGCGACCTACGAGCGCGTGCTCGACGAGGGCGTGCGGGACGTCTCGGCGTGGATGGGTGAGACCTTCCCGGGCGCGCTCCAGGCCCAGCAGGACGTCTTGACGGCGTCGTGGCACGGGCTGCGCGATACCCCCGCCCCGAAGCCCGCGGAGAAGCGCCGACGCCGCAGCAAGGCCGGGCTTTTCATGACCATCGCCGCGCTCCTCGGCGTCGCGACCGTGGCCGCGCTCGCCCTCCCCCATCGCGCCGCGGCGCCCGTGCATGCCCGGAAGGCGCCGCTCGCGCCCAAGCTCGAGGCGCCAGTCGTGGA
This window harbors:
- a CDS encoding serine/threonine-protein kinase, producing the protein MPELSWAGGSLHVVRELARGGMGSVQLALREQAGFRRAFAVKRLHPSLRADTEALRRFVDEATLAAELRHPNVVSVLDVGTDAEGPFIVMELVVGLSLRELAAVAIPPQIALRILTGVAEALRAAHAHDMAHRDVSPGNVLVGFDGSVRLIDFGLARVVQDERTRELLRGTVGYMSPEQLRFESADTRTDLFSLGVLGYECLSGARLYGDEDARVAARRILSEPPPDLRAVRPELSDDLARLVSGLLEKRPEDRPMDADAACEALRRATYERVLDEGVRDVSAWMGETFPGALQAQQDVLTASWHGLRDTPAPKPAEKRRRRSKAGLFMTIAALLGVATVAALALPHRAAAPVHARKAPLAPKLEAPVVEAPPPAPPTETADAPEPPEPRSTRRVRRRRGRAASPDRGTKQPERRLWRW